One Methylosarcina fibrata AML-C10 DNA segment encodes these proteins:
- a CDS encoding mechanosensitive ion channel domain-containing protein gives MKAFVFTPMQTRNFLFFPLIFLLMHSIALPAVSADREHKLKNGAVLDTSKESLTSKIEAIKTRQGLDEAQKTKLLAVYQTAEDNLSNVDKLNAQTTEYTGAIKAAPEQTRKLLKEIEIGQQKQPKQKFEDLNRIPTEELEQRLVLEKGKISNLDEQTQMKEADLVLQNSRPRLIREEIVAAQQDIDEAQKKLDFIDAGPESKLEMEANQFQLKTLIDSRTAELKMLEAEAASNPARIELLKVELRLLEVRKNELAPLVAAIENLLADRRQQEAKEIQDALSQAEKELSGKHPVIQNITRENIQYSRDLQAITGKIEKYAEQKNKFDAEAAEIESDFKSAEKKISLAGLSPALGRILREQRRNLVSQDNFALQTENIQEETAATSLEQLAVEERLKEFTDVDTRLKQLMRSRVDDAMPLDQRMMIQAELRVLLSSQKEVLNKLSIAYTTYLRTLGDVDFARRQLLNQTGKFSVFLDERLLWVPSSEPINAAYPIDLYHSLQWLLSPGNWKLLIRDAVRIGIDNLFLSLLAVAGLVLLRSGRNWAKQQLIAISGKVEKIYTDNFYYTWKALACTLVLVSPLPFFIYLLGWFLSVDWSAADFSRAVGEGLQSAAIPMFILRFFYRLFAPSGIANHHFQWQKNNTQLLRRQLAWLRFIAVPGIFVIYSTGASKNSVYGDSLGRLALIVIMSAMAFFFSRLLKPDNGLLQTHIKSYPEGWVNRTRYVWYPATVLIPLIVIGFATAGYYLSALELQQKIIITLRWCFLLIMVYELVIRWLTLVNRQLALKNARQKRKAATQAAATQADKASAVGAEDPVVCVEEQLIDIPRINAQTIKLLNVFTAFSVIAGFWLIWKNILPAFSFLERIELWRHLVKIDNQELHQPITLANLMLAGLYVFVTVVSVRNFSGVMEILVFRRWSIEAGERYAVNQLAKYFLIAVGFVSVANELGGSWSEVQWLVAALGVGLGFGLQEIFANLVSGIILLFERPIRIGDTVTIGDVTGKVSRIQMRATTLIDWDQKELIVPNKTFITNQLVNWSLSDAITRIVIPVGIAYDSDVEFAHKIMMDTVKTTPKVLAEPAPSVVLIGFGENSLQFSIRVFVNELADRLPVTHDLHVRLEKALRENHISIPFPHRDVYVHQVGAAEDAFAPAVKMEKSREAGSKRIAF, from the coding sequence ATGAAAGCCTTTGTTTTTACTCCCATGCAGACACGAAACTTTTTATTTTTTCCTCTGATTTTTTTACTGATGCATTCGATTGCCTTGCCGGCCGTATCGGCCGACCGCGAGCACAAGCTAAAAAACGGCGCCGTGCTCGACACCAGCAAGGAATCGTTAACGTCGAAAATCGAAGCGATAAAGACCCGGCAAGGGCTGGACGAAGCGCAAAAAACCAAACTGCTGGCCGTTTATCAAACGGCGGAAGACAATTTGAGCAATGTCGACAAATTGAATGCCCAGACGACCGAGTATACCGGAGCCATCAAGGCGGCTCCCGAGCAAACCCGAAAGCTTCTGAAAGAAATCGAGATCGGCCAGCAAAAGCAGCCCAAACAGAAATTCGAGGATTTAAATCGCATACCGACCGAAGAACTCGAACAGCGCCTTGTTCTGGAAAAAGGAAAAATCAGTAATCTGGACGAACAAACGCAAATGAAGGAAGCCGACCTGGTGTTGCAAAACAGTCGGCCCCGATTGATCCGCGAAGAAATCGTCGCGGCCCAGCAGGATATCGACGAAGCTCAAAAAAAGCTCGATTTCATCGATGCCGGTCCGGAATCGAAACTGGAGATGGAAGCCAATCAGTTTCAGTTGAAAACGCTCATCGATTCGCGCACCGCCGAACTGAAAATGCTCGAAGCCGAGGCCGCAAGCAATCCAGCCAGAATCGAACTGCTCAAGGTTGAGTTGCGCTTGCTGGAAGTGCGAAAGAACGAGTTGGCTCCGCTGGTGGCCGCGATAGAGAATCTATTGGCCGACCGCAGGCAACAGGAAGCGAAGGAAATCCAGGATGCCCTGAGCCAGGCGGAAAAAGAACTGTCGGGCAAACATCCGGTCATTCAGAATATTACCCGCGAAAATATCCAATACAGCCGGGATTTGCAGGCAATTACCGGTAAAATCGAGAAATACGCCGAACAGAAGAACAAGTTCGACGCGGAAGCCGCTGAAATTGAAAGCGACTTCAAAAGTGCGGAAAAAAAGATCAGTCTGGCCGGACTGAGCCCCGCTCTCGGCAGAATTCTACGCGAACAGCGGCGCAATCTGGTCAGCCAGGATAATTTTGCGCTCCAAACCGAAAACATCCAGGAAGAAACGGCCGCCACCAGTCTTGAGCAACTGGCCGTCGAAGAAAGGCTCAAGGAGTTTACCGATGTCGATACCCGATTAAAACAGTTGATGCGGAGCCGGGTCGATGATGCCATGCCTTTGGATCAAAGGATGATGATCCAGGCCGAATTGAGGGTGTTGCTCAGCAGCCAGAAAGAGGTGCTGAATAAGTTATCCATTGCCTATACCACGTATTTGAGAACGTTGGGCGACGTCGATTTTGCGCGCCGGCAATTATTGAATCAGACCGGAAAGTTTTCCGTTTTTCTTGACGAGCGCCTGTTGTGGGTGCCCAGTTCGGAACCCATCAATGCCGCTTATCCGATCGATCTTTATCACTCGCTGCAATGGCTGTTGTCGCCGGGCAATTGGAAGCTGTTGATACGCGACGCGGTCCGTATCGGCATCGATAATTTATTTTTGAGTCTGCTTGCGGTGGCCGGCTTGGTGTTGCTGCGTTCAGGCAGAAATTGGGCCAAGCAGCAGTTGATTGCGATTTCCGGTAAAGTCGAAAAAATTTATACCGATAATTTTTATTACACCTGGAAGGCTTTGGCGTGCACGCTGGTGCTGGTTTCGCCGTTGCCCTTTTTCATTTATTTGCTGGGCTGGTTCTTAAGCGTCGATTGGTCTGCGGCCGATTTCAGCAGAGCCGTCGGAGAAGGCTTGCAAAGTGCGGCGATTCCGATGTTTATATTGCGGTTCTTTTATCGGTTGTTCGCGCCGTCGGGCATCGCCAATCATCATTTTCAATGGCAAAAAAACAATACCCAGTTGCTGCGGAGGCAACTGGCCTGGCTGCGTTTCATCGCCGTGCCCGGGATTTTCGTCATTTACAGTACCGGCGCCTCGAAAAATTCCGTGTATGGCGACAGTCTGGGGCGTCTGGCTCTGATTGTAATCATGAGTGCGATGGCTTTCTTTTTTAGCCGCCTGCTCAAGCCCGACAACGGACTTCTGCAAACCCACATCAAATCGTATCCGGAGGGCTGGGTTAATCGGACCCGGTATGTCTGGTATCCGGCCACTGTCCTGATTCCCCTGATCGTGATCGGTTTCGCCACGGCGGGTTATTATCTAAGCGCACTGGAATTGCAGCAGAAAATCATCATCACGTTAAGATGGTGCTTTTTGTTGATCATGGTTTATGAGCTGGTCATTCGCTGGTTGACCCTGGTCAACCGGCAACTGGCCTTGAAAAATGCGCGGCAGAAAAGAAAAGCCGCCACCCAGGCGGCTGCAACGCAGGCCGACAAAGCATCGGCGGTAGGCGCCGAAGACCCTGTCGTTTGTGTTGAGGAACAGCTTATCGACATCCCCAGGATCAATGCGCAAACCATCAAATTACTGAATGTTTTTACCGCATTCAGTGTGATTGCCGGTTTTTGGCTCATCTGGAAAAACATTCTGCCGGCGTTTTCGTTTCTGGAACGGATCGAGCTTTGGCGGCATCTGGTCAAGATCGACAATCAGGAACTCCATCAGCCGATTACGCTGGCCAATTTGATGCTGGCCGGCTTGTATGTGTTCGTTACCGTGGTCTCGGTCCGAAATTTTTCCGGAGTGATGGAAATATTGGTTTTCAGGCGCTGGTCGATAGAAGCCGGAGAGCGCTATGCGGTCAATCAACTGGCCAAATATTTCCTGATCGCGGTCGGTTTTGTCAGCGTGGCCAACGAGTTGGGAGGGAGCTGGTCGGAAGTGCAATGGCTGGTGGCCGCGCTCGGCGTCGGTCTGGGCTTCGGTTTGCAGGAAATATTCGCCAACCTCGTATCCGGCATCATCCTGTTGTTCGAACGACCGATCCGGATCGGAGACACCGTCACCATCGGCGACGTCACCGGCAAGGTGAGCCGGATTCAGATGCGCGCCACCACGCTGATCGACTGGGACCAGAAAGAGCTGATCGTGCCCAACAAAACTTTCATTACCAACCAACTGGTCAACTGGTCTTTAAGCGACGCCATTACCCGGATCGTCATTCCGGTAGGCATCGCTTACGATTCGGACGTCGAGTTTGCTCATAAGATCATGATGGACACCGTCAAAACCACGCCCAAGGTGCTTGCCGAGCCGGCTCCCAGCGTGGTGCTGATCGGTTTCGGCGAAAATTCGCTGCAGTTCTCGATTCGTGTGTTTGTCAATGAGCTGGCGGACCGGCTGCCGGTGACGCATGATCTGCATGTCCGGCTGGAGAAGGCCTTGAGGGAGAATCACATATCAATTCCTTTTCCGCATCGCGATGTGTATGTACACCAGGTCGGAGCGGCGGAGGATGCGTTCGCGCCTGCCGTTAAAATGGAGAAAAGCCGGGAGGCGGGCTCCAAACGCATCGCCTTCTGA
- a CDS encoding flavin reductase family protein, whose translation MAVSGDEFKQALQHWASGVAVVTAQSEKYGVQGMTVTAFSSVSINPPLILVCINESADTGDGIQESGHFAVNVLNSDQQEISNQFAGGSSQQQRFANTAWHLESPGVPVLDDSIMSLTCTVVNKIHAGTHFIIIGEVQSTLRRSGDPLLYYRSGYRKLLTD comes from the coding sequence ATGGCTGTAAGCGGAGATGAATTTAAACAGGCCCTGCAACACTGGGCGAGCGGCGTCGCCGTCGTAACCGCCCAATCTGAAAAATATGGAGTTCAAGGCATGACGGTCACGGCGTTTTCCAGCGTTTCGATCAATCCGCCGCTGATCCTGGTCTGCATCAACGAATCCGCCGACACGGGCGACGGCATTCAGGAAAGCGGCCATTTTGCAGTGAATGTGTTAAATTCGGATCAACAAGAAATTTCCAACCAATTCGCGGGCGGAAGCAGTCAACAGCAACGGTTTGCAAACACTGCCTGGCACCTTGAAAGCCCGGGCGTGCCCGTCCTCGACGACAGCATCATGTCGTTGACCTGCACAGTAGTGAATAAAATTCACGCAGGCACTCATTTCATCATTATCGGAGAAGTCCAGAGCACTCTACGCCGCTCCGGCGATCCGCTGTTGTATTATCGGAGCGGGTACCGAAAACTGCTGACCGACTAG
- a CDS encoding Na(+)-translocating NADH-quinone reductase subunit A, whose product MQFTIKKGLDLPITGGPKQVIENGNPVKTVAVLGTDYVGMKPTMMVAEGDAVKLGQILFTDKKNPGVNFTSPGAGMVVAIHRGAKRALQSVVIELKGDDQQTFTQYKESELGNLTAEQVRQNLLESGLWTLLRTRPYGKIPAIDGKPSSIFVTAIDTAPLAADPSVIVKARANDFVNGLTVIAKLTEGKTYVCKAAGADIPVGGATVAVAEFSGPHPVGLPSTHIHFIDPVSADKFVWYLNYQAVMAIGALFTTGKLNMERVVSLAGPTVKNPRLIRTRVGANTDDLVKGELEDVENRVISGSVLYGHHAADWAAYLGAYSTQISVLQEGRARELFGWIVLGKDKYSALDVYISSRQDRKSGRKFPLTTNRNGSNRAIVPVGIFETVMPLDILPTPLVKSMIVGDTDQAQLLGCLELDEEDVSLLTFVDPGKHDFGPVLRANLNKIEKEG is encoded by the coding sequence ATGCAATTTACAATTAAAAAAGGTTTGGATCTGCCTATAACCGGAGGACCCAAACAGGTTATAGAGAATGGTAATCCGGTAAAAACCGTTGCCGTTCTGGGAACGGATTATGTAGGCATGAAGCCTACGATGATGGTCGCTGAAGGTGATGCGGTCAAACTGGGGCAAATACTCTTCACCGACAAGAAAAATCCGGGTGTCAATTTCACCTCGCCCGGCGCGGGAATGGTGGTGGCCATCCACCGCGGCGCCAAACGGGCTTTACAGTCCGTCGTCATCGAACTGAAAGGCGACGATCAGCAAACGTTCACCCAGTACAAAGAATCCGAGTTGGGCAATCTGACGGCGGAGCAGGTGCGACAGAATTTATTGGAGTCGGGACTGTGGACCTTGTTGCGCACCCGTCCTTACGGCAAGATTCCCGCTATTGACGGCAAGCCGAGTTCGATTTTCGTCACGGCGATCGATACCGCTCCGCTGGCGGCCGATCCTTCCGTTATTGTCAAGGCCAGAGCCAACGATTTTGTCAACGGCCTGACGGTTATCGCCAAATTGACCGAAGGCAAAACCTATGTCTGCAAGGCGGCCGGCGCGGATATCCCCGTCGGCGGCGCGACGGTCGCCGTTGCCGAATTTTCCGGCCCTCATCCTGTCGGGTTGCCGAGTACCCATATTCATTTCATCGATCCCGTCAGCGCGGACAAGTTTGTCTGGTATCTCAACTATCAGGCCGTGATGGCGATAGGCGCCCTGTTCACCACAGGCAAACTGAATATGGAAAGAGTGGTGTCATTGGCCGGACCGACCGTAAAAAATCCCAGATTGATCCGCACCCGCGTCGGGGCCAATACGGACGACCTGGTCAAGGGCGAACTTGAAGACGTGGAAAACCGCGTCATTTCGGGTTCGGTGCTGTACGGCCATCATGCGGCCGACTGGGCGGCCTATCTGGGCGCTTACAGTACTCAGATTTCGGTTTTGCAGGAAGGACGCGCGCGCGAATTGTTCGGCTGGATCGTGCTGGGCAAGGACAAATATTCCGCGCTCGATGTATATATCTCCAGCCGTCAGGATCGTAAATCCGGGCGTAAATTCCCGTTGACTACCAATAGAAACGGCAGTAACCGGGCGATCGTTCCGGTCGGCATCTTTGAAACCGTAATGCCGCTGGACATTCTGCCGACGCCGCTGGTTAAATCGATGATCGTAGGCGATACCGATCAGGCGCAACTCCTGGGTTGCCTGGAACTGGACGAAGAAGATGTCTCCCTGCTGACCTTTGTGGATCCAGGCAAGCATGATTTCGGCCCGGTATTGAGAGCGAATTTAAATAAAATTGAGAAGGAAGGATAA
- a CDS encoding NADH:ubiquinone reductase (Na(+)-transporting) subunit B, giving the protein MSARDFLDKLEPHFTRGGKFEKYYGLYEMVDTFIYTPSTVTRGATHVRDGNDLKRTMTFVVIATFFCILMALYNTGYQANLAINAMGLEKASGWRSIPMALFGYNAMNPFSNLVHGALYFFPIYIVTLAVGGVWEVLFATVRGHEVNEGFLVSSMLYALILPPNMPLWQVALGISFGIVIGKEVFGGTGKNFLNPALTGRAFLYFAYPASISGDAVWVAVDGYTAATPLGLAANGGMDAVHAAGYTWMQSFFGFEPGCLGETSTLAILIGAVFLLWTRVASYRIMAGVFLGMVATTLLFNIIGSDTNPMFAFPWYWHLTAGGFAFGMVYMATDPVTAAMTDAGRWIFGVLVGAMTVLIRVVNPAFPEGIMLAILFANMFAPTIDYFVIQANIRRRIKRHA; this is encoded by the coding sequence ATGTCGGCAAGAGATTTTTTAGATAAATTGGAGCCGCATTTTACAAGAGGCGGCAAGTTTGAAAAGTATTACGGTCTCTACGAGATGGTCGATACTTTTATCTATACTCCCTCTACTGTAACGCGCGGCGCAACCCATGTTCGTGACGGCAACGACCTGAAGCGGACCATGACCTTTGTGGTCATCGCAACCTTTTTCTGCATCCTGATGGCGCTGTACAACACGGGTTATCAGGCGAACCTGGCGATCAACGCCATGGGGCTGGAAAAGGCTAGCGGCTGGCGCAGCATTCCGATGGCCTTGTTCGGCTACAACGCGATGAATCCTTTTTCCAACCTGGTTCATGGCGCGCTGTACTTCTTTCCGATCTATATCGTCACGTTGGCGGTGGGCGGCGTTTGGGAAGTCTTGTTCGCCACGGTGCGTGGCCATGAAGTCAACGAAGGCTTCCTGGTTTCGTCGATGCTGTACGCTCTGATATTGCCGCCCAACATGCCTTTGTGGCAGGTGGCCCTGGGCATTTCTTTCGGCATCGTCATCGGTAAGGAAGTCTTCGGCGGCACCGGTAAAAACTTTTTAAATCCCGCTTTGACCGGCCGGGCATTCCTGTATTTCGCTTACCCCGCTTCGATATCCGGCGATGCGGTCTGGGTTGCGGTCGACGGCTATACCGCGGCGACGCCGCTGGGTCTGGCCGCGAACGGCGGTATGGACGCAGTGCATGCGGCAGGCTATACCTGGATGCAATCGTTCTTCGGTTTCGAACCGGGCTGTCTCGGCGAAACTTCGACGCTGGCGATCCTGATCGGCGCGGTTTTTCTGCTGTGGACGCGCGTTGCCTCCTACCGGATCATGGCCGGCGTATTTTTGGGTATGGTTGCAACAACCTTGTTGTTCAACATCATCGGCAGCGACACCAACCCGATGTTCGCCTTTCCCTGGTACTGGCATTTGACCGCCGGCGGCTTCGCATTCGGCATGGTCTATATGGCCACCGATCCTGTAACCGCTGCGATGACCGATGCCGGCCGCTGGATTTTCGGGGTCCTGGTCGGCGCGATGACCGTTTTGATACGTGTAGTCAATCCGGCCTTTCCGGAAGGCATCATGCTGGCGATTCTGTTTGCGAACATGTTTGCGCCGACGATCGATTATTTCGTAATTCAGGCCAATATCAGAAGAAGGATCAAACGTCATGCCTAA
- a CDS encoding Na(+)-translocating NADH-quinone reductase subunit C, with protein sequence MPNPQKQCKHLEQVCNKLNEYESYRKFIVYKDKVLAMGNDSLEKTIAIALSLCFICAILVSFSAVALKPMQIYNKDLDMKKNILDVAGLLEEGMDIDKAFADKIEAKVVDLETGDYVENIDANAYDQRKAAKDPAQSVAIPKEKDIAHIRVKAKLAKVFLVKEGGTLKSIILPVSGYGLWSTLYGFLSLDPDGQTVQSINFYDQAETPGLGGEVVNPNWRALWKGKKVYAMTDQPSLEKGLIAEADVGEPALSLVKGTVDPGKPGSEYQVDGLAGATLTSTGVTNLIRYWMSKEGFAKYLSKIRVNQGVKS encoded by the coding sequence ATGCCTAATCCACAAAAGCAATGCAAACATCTGGAACAGGTTTGCAACAAGCTGAATGAATACGAGTCCTATCGTAAATTCATCGTCTATAAAGACAAAGTCCTGGCGATGGGCAACGATAGTCTGGAAAAGACGATCGCGATCGCGCTGTCGTTGTGTTTTATCTGCGCGATTTTGGTGTCGTTCTCGGCGGTTGCCCTGAAGCCGATGCAGATCTACAACAAAGATCTGGACATGAAGAAAAATATTCTCGATGTGGCCGGCCTGCTCGAAGAAGGTATGGATATCGACAAGGCGTTTGCGGACAAGATCGAAGCGAAAGTCGTTGATCTGGAAACCGGCGATTACGTTGAAAATATCGACGCCAATGCCTACGATCAACGTAAAGCCGCCAAGGATCCTGCGCAAAGCGTTGCGATTCCGAAGGAAAAGGACATTGCCCATATCCGGGTCAAGGCGAAATTGGCCAAAGTCTTTCTGGTCAAGGAAGGCGGCACGCTGAAATCGATCATTCTGCCGGTCAGCGGTTACGGCTTATGGTCCACTTTGTATGGTTTTCTTTCGCTGGATCCGGACGGTCAAACCGTGCAAAGCATCAACTTCTACGATCAAGCCGAAACTCCGGGCCTCGGCGGTGAAGTCGTGAATCCGAACTGGCGCGCTTTATGGAAAGGTAAAAAGGTCTATGCAATGACCGATCAGCCGTCCCTGGAAAAAGGGCTGATTGCCGAGGCCGACGTCGGCGAGCCGGCGTTGAGCTTGGTCAAAGGCACCGTCGATCCCGGCAAGCCGGGCTCCGAATATCAGGTCGACGGCCTGGCCGGAGCGACACTGACCAGTACCGGCGTGACCAATCTGATCAGATATTGGATGAGCAAGGAAGGATTTGCCAAGTATCTGAGCAAAATTAGAGTGAATCAAGGGGTTAAATCATGA
- a CDS encoding NADH:ubiquinone reductase (Na(+)-transporting) subunit D — protein sequence MSAILDKAGLNTETKKVLTSPLVENNPITLQVLGICSALAVTSKMSTSLIMALALTLVTAFSSAAISAIRNHIPSSIRIIVQMTIIASLVIVVDQILKAFAFEVSKQLSVFVGLIITNCIVMGRAEGYAMKNPPLESFWDGIGNGLGYSLILVTVAFFREILGSGKLLGYEILKLSKDGGWYDPNGLMLLPPSAFFIIGLIIWGVRQWKPNQRETVDYKIMSIAHGEGGHH from the coding sequence ATGAGTGCAATATTGGATAAAGCAGGACTAAATACCGAAACCAAAAAGGTTTTGACTAGCCCGCTGGTCGAAAACAATCCGATCACTTTACAGGTTCTGGGAATTTGTTCGGCGCTGGCGGTCACCTCGAAAATGTCGACCTCGCTGATCATGGCGCTGGCGCTGACTCTGGTGACCGCGTTCTCGAGCGCCGCGATCAGCGCCATCCGCAATCATATCCCGAGCAGCATCCGCATCATCGTGCAGATGACGATCATTGCGTCGCTCGTGATCGTGGTCGATCAGATCCTGAAAGCGTTCGCTTTCGAAGTCAGCAAACAGTTGTCGGTTTTCGTCGGTCTGATCATCACCAACTGTATCGTGATGGGCCGCGCGGAAGGCTACGCGATGAAGAATCCGCCGCTGGAGAGTTTCTGGGACGGTATCGGCAACGGTTTGGGTTACAGTCTGATTCTGGTGACCGTGGCGTTTTTCCGCGAAATTCTGGGTTCCGGCAAACTGCTGGGCTACGAAATTTTGAAGCTGAGCAAAGACGGCGGCTGGTACGATCCGAACGGCCTGATGCTGCTGCCGCCCAGCGCGTTTTTCATCATCGGCCTGATCATCTGGGGCGTGCGCCAATGGAAGCCGAACCAGCGGGAAACGGTCGATTACAAAATTATGTCGATAGCTCACGGCGAAGGAGGGCACCACTAA
- the nqrE gene encoding NADH:ubiquinone reductase (Na(+)-transporting) subunit E produces the protein MEAYISLFVKSVFIENLALSFFLGMCTFIAVSKKISTAMGLGIAVMIVQAITVPANNIVYHAVLKENALAAIGIQGVDLSFLALLSCIGMIAALVQILEMILDKFFPALYHALGVFLPLITVNCAILGGSLFMIERDYNLGESVTYGVGSGLGWALAITVMAGVREKLKYSDIPAGLQGLGITFITAGLMSLGFMAFSGIQL, from the coding sequence ATGGAAGCGTATATCAGTTTGTTCGTCAAATCGGTTTTCATCGAAAACCTGGCACTGTCCTTCTTTCTGGGCATGTGCACTTTCATTGCGGTATCGAAAAAGATTTCGACCGCAATGGGGCTCGGCATTGCGGTGATGATTGTGCAGGCGATTACCGTTCCCGCCAATAATATCGTCTATCATGCGGTATTGAAGGAAAACGCGCTGGCCGCTATCGGCATCCAGGGCGTCGACTTGAGCTTTCTGGCCTTATTGAGTTGTATCGGCATGATTGCGGCTCTGGTGCAGATTCTGGAAATGATTCTGGATAAATTTTTCCCCGCTCTTTACCATGCGCTCGGCGTGTTTTTGCCGTTGATCACGGTCAACTGCGCAATTCTCGGCGGCAGTCTGTTCATGATCGAGCGCGACTACAATCTCGGCGAAAGCGTCACCTACGGAGTCGGCAGCGGCCTCGGTTGGGCTCTGGCTATCACCGTCATGGCCGGCGTGCGTGAAAAACTTAAATACAGTGATATTCCCGCCGGTCTGCAAGGCCTGGGCATCACTTTTATTACTGCGGGTCTGATGTCTCTCGGCTTCATGGCTTTCTCCGGAATCCAACTGTAA
- the nqrF gene encoding NADH:ubiquinone reductase (Na(+)-transporting) subunit F, with the protein MLDILLGIVIFTALVIALVFVIIGAKKKLVAEGDVEILINDEKKIHVPVGAKLLTALADNGLFVSSACGGGGTCGQCKVKVKSGGGEILPTELTHITKREAACGERLSCQVSVKHDMDIEVEDSVFGVKKWECTVRSNHNVATFIKELVLELPPGESIDYRAGGYIQIECPPHVVNYKEFNIEERFHEDWDKYNLWRYVSDVKEPVLRAYSMASYPEEKEIMLNVRIATPPPRADESVPPGKMSSYIFSLKPGDKCIISGPYGEFFAKETDAEMVFVGGGAGMAPMRSHIFDQLRRLKSKRKMTFWYGARSKREMFYVEDFDMLAKENPNFTWHVALSDPLPEDNWTGYTGFIHNVLYENYLKNHPAPEDCEFYMCGPPMMNAAVINMLLENGVEPENIMLDDFGG; encoded by the coding sequence ATGCTGGATATTTTATTAGGGATTGTCATCTTTACGGCGCTGGTGATTGCGCTCGTATTCGTGATCATCGGCGCGAAAAAGAAACTCGTGGCCGAAGGCGACGTTGAGATCCTGATCAATGATGAAAAGAAAATTCATGTGCCGGTCGGCGCCAAGCTGCTGACCGCACTGGCCGACAACGGATTGTTCGTCTCCTCGGCCTGCGGCGGCGGCGGCACCTGCGGCCAGTGCAAGGTCAAGGTGAAATCCGGCGGCGGTGAAATCCTGCCGACCGAATTGACCCACATCACCAAGCGCGAGGCGGCTTGCGGCGAACGTCTTTCCTGCCAGGTCAGCGTCAAGCACGACATGGACATCGAAGTCGAAGACTCGGTTTTCGGCGTCAAAAAATGGGAATGCACGGTCAGGTCGAATCATAACGTGGCGACCTTCATCAAGGAACTGGTGCTCGAACTGCCGCCCGGCGAGTCGATCGACTACCGTGCCGGCGGTTACATTCAGATCGAATGCCCGCCGCACGTGGTCAACTACAAGGAGTTCAACATCGAAGAACGTTTCCATGAAGATTGGGACAAATACAATCTGTGGCGCTACGTTTCGGATGTCAAGGAGCCGGTTCTGCGCGCTTATTCGATGGCCAGCTATCCCGAAGAAAAGGAGATCATGCTGAACGTGCGTATCGCCACGCCGCCGCCGCGAGCCGACGAAAGCGTGCCGCCGGGCAAGATGTCTTCGTATATCTTCAGCTTGAAACCGGGCGACAAATGTATTATTTCGGGCCCTTACGGTGAATTCTTCGCGAAGGAGACCGATGCCGAAATGGTCTTCGTCGGCGGCGGTGCCGGGATGGCGCCGATGCGTTCGCACATTTTCGATCAATTGCGCCGGTTGAAATCCAAACGCAAGATGACCTTCTGGTACGGCGCGCGGAGCAAACGCGAAATGTTCTATGTCGAAGATTTCGACATGCTGGCGAAAGAAAATCCGAACTTCACCTGGCACGTGGCATTGTCCGATCCCCTGCCGGAAGACAACTGGACCGGCTATACCGGCTTCATTCATAACGTGCTGTATGAAAACTATCTGAAAAATCATCCGGCACCGGAAGACTGCGAGTTTTACATGTGCGGTCCGCCGATGATGAACGCCGCAGTGATCAACATGCTGCTGGAAAATGGCGTCGAGCCGGAAAACATCATGCTGGACGATTTCGGCGGTTAA
- a CDS encoding DUF2845 domain-containing protein, whose amino-acid sequence MVNKYPMLGILLIFLACSGISFGSSGSLGNSYSFGYTNPPYGVTSSPSGSTMRCGRKLVSIGDYKNDVYAVCGEPESIDTRTKLVGSTFHFPRRTIDIHDYEEVQVEEWVYNFGTKRFRKYLRFENGRLVEIRNLERSP is encoded by the coding sequence ATGGTCAATAAATATCCAATGCTGGGAATATTGCTCATATTCTTGGCTTGTTCCGGGATCTCGTTCGGCAGTTCGGGATCGCTCGGCAACAGCTATTCCTTCGGTTATACCAATCCTCCGTACGGTGTAACCAGTTCGCCTTCCGGCAGCACGATGCGTTGCGGGCGTAAACTGGTTTCCATAGGCGATTATAAAAACGACGTCTATGCGGTTTGCGGAGAGCCGGAATCCATCGACACCCGTACCAAATTGGTCGGCAGCACCTTCCATTTTCCGCGTCGAACGATCGACATCCACGACTATGAAGAAGTACAAGTGGAAGAATGGGTGTACAATTTCGGCACCAAACGATTCCGCAAGTACCTTCGTTTTGAAAACGGGCGGCTGGTCGAAATCAGAAATCTGGAAAGAAGTCCCTGA
- the nqrM gene encoding (Na+)-NQR maturation NqrM, protein MTYFLVTFAIMLVVVVFMAIGVMFGRRAIKGSCGGLNSGACVCVEKCEKRKKMEAKGTV, encoded by the coding sequence ATGACTTATTTTTTGGTGACTTTTGCAATTATGCTGGTGGTGGTCGTTTTCATGGCGATCGGGGTTATGTTTGGCCGGCGTGCAATCAAAGGCTCGTGCGGCGGATTGAATTCGGGCGCGTGCGTTTGCGTGGAGAAATGCGAAAAACGGAAAAAAATGGAAGCCAAAGGGACTGTTTAG